The Syntrophorhabdaceae bacterium sequence TATTTTGTTAAGAGAAGGTTTAACAACGGTGGATGAGGTTCTCAGGACAGTGGCAATACAAACTTGAAAAACAACTCTATAGTAAAAACCAGATTCATGTCTTTGGTTTTGAGGATTCTCCTCTATGTATTTGCAATCACCCTTATCTGTCTGATCTTCTATATATACCACGAGGGTGCATGGAGAGATATAATCCGGTTTTATAGGTTTTTTTATGATCCAAAGCGTTTGAAAATCTTTATATCTTCCTTTGGTCCGTTTGCTGCCCTTGTTTTTGTCATTGTTCAGGCACTACAGGTTATCTTTGCCCCTATACCTGGCGAGGTAACAGGTTTTGTAGGCGGTTTTCTGTTTGGTAAGATAATGGGTGCTATTCTATCTACAATAGGTTTAACCATAGGCTCCCTTGTAGCCTTTTATATTACCAGATCTTTCGGTATAAAGGTTGTTGAGAAGGTAGTAAAAAAAGAATATATAGATAAATTTAATCACTTTGTCACCCATAAAGGTCTTTATATCACCTTTATCTTTTTTGTAATCCCTGGTTTCCCTAAAGATTCATTGTGTTATCTACTCGGGCTTACCCATATAAGGATTGTAGATTTTCTTATTATGAATATCATAGGCCGTCTACCAGGGACATTGATGCTTACTTTACAGGGCGATGCCTTAAGGCATGGCAAATATCAGGCATTCGTCATCCTCCTTGCAGTAAGTCTTTTTATTGTAATAGGTTTTTATGTAACGAGAAACTATCTTACCAGATATATGGAAAAGTTGATAGATAGATATAGAAAAAAAAGACAGGAAAAAAAACCAAGACAAATTGAACCATAGTCTCTATGATACATCTCCTGGAAGAAACCTAAAACCAAGCTCAACCGTATCAGAATTAAACGAAGGCGGAATAGAAGGTAGGGGGTCTATTGACCTTATTGCCCTCAAGATGGATTCATCATAGAGCCTGTTTCCAGACCTCTTCTCAAAGTTTATATCTATTATCCTGCCATCCTTTCTTATTTTTATTGTAACTATACTCTCAAGGTTTTTCTTTGAAGAATAAGAGCCGGGCAAACCCCATGCCTCTTTTATCTTTTCCCATATATCAAAGATATACTTCTGAGATATGAGGTCTAATGGTTTTGAGCCACCCTGACTTGATATGGGTAGACCATATCCCTGACCCCCTACTTTTCTTTCTCCACCACCGGCAGATGTCCTCATCTGAGTTACATCAAGATAGTTTGTCCTCTTTTGCATCTCGCTTATCCTTCTGTCAAAACGGCTCAATTCATCTTTAGTAAGGGTATCAGTTGAATGTGTATTGTTTTTCTGGGGCACCTTCTGTTTTGACAAAGATACTGCCTTTGTATCCTTCCTGACAGGCACCTGTCTCTTTTTTGCTGGTGGAGGTTGTACTGTCTTTTGCTGAGTTGTTTTCTCCTGTGTAGATGGTGCCTTTATCTCTTTAACATCCACGGCCGCACCTTTTCCATATCCAGGGATACCGCCCATGTCACCTACGAGATTTACTGAATAGGCAGAAGATAGGTCAATCCTTCTTGCAGATTTTTTATAAGGGATGCTTATGGCTGTGATAAAAACAAGGTGGAGGATGGTAGAGACAATAAGCATCTTATACCATGCCTCTTCTCTCATTATTCCTCCTGGGGTTTTGTGACAATATTGATCTTCTCTATCCCTGCCTCTCTTATAAGTCCCATGCAAGTAACCACAAAACCATAAGGGACATCTTTATCAGCCCTTAAAAAAATCTCTTTATTTGTTTTATTGATAAAAAGAAACTCTACGGCAGGTTTAAGGTCTTTAAAATCAAGTTTTTTTTCATTTAGAATAATCTGTCTTTCCCTCGTAATACTTAATATCTGTGGCTCATCCTTGGCAGGGAGGGGTCTTGTGGTGAGCTTTGGTATATCTATATTCATACCGTGCTGCATCATAGGTGCTGTTATCATGAATATTATAAGGAGGACCAACATGACATCCACAAGGGGGATTATATTAATCTCTGACATGGGTGTCTTTGTATCTTTTGATGCCTTCATCTATCAATAGTATTAAGGATGTATGTAGAGGCGTTTTCCATCCTTGATATGATCCCTTTGAGTCTGCCAAGAAAATAATTGTAAGCAAGGACAGCAGGAATGGCTGTTGCAAGGCCTATGGCAGTTGTAATCAATGCCTCGCTAATGCCAGGGGCAACTACAGCAAGGCTCGTTGTGCCCCTTAAACCTATCTCCCTGAAAGAATCCATTATACCCCACACAGTCCCAAAAAGACCAATAAAGGGCGCTGTATTGGCAGTTGTTGCAAGAAACGATAGTCTTTTCTCAAGCCGTTCAGTTTCTTCAGATATGGTGATCTTGAGTAAATTATCTATCCGCAATATCACATCCTGATTAATACCAGGGTTATCACTCTTTAATGAAGCTATCTCTTTATATGAGGCTACAAGGAGTCTGTAAAAGGCATTATCTGCGTTACTTCTATAGATA is a genomic window containing:
- a CDS encoding VTT domain-containing protein, translating into MKIFISSFGPFAALVFVIVQALQVIFAPIPGEVTGFVGGFLFGKIMGAILSTIGLTIGSLVAFYITRSFGIKVVEKVVKKEYIDKFNHFVTHKGLYITFIFFVIPGFPKDSLCYLLGLTHIRIVDFLIMNIIGRLPGTLMLTLQGDALRHGKYQAFVILLAVSLFIVIGFYVTRNYLTRYMEKLIDRYRKKRQEKKPRQIEP
- a CDS encoding TonB family protein, giving the protein MREEAWYKMLIVSTILHLVFITAISIPYKKSARRIDLSSAYSVNLVGDMGGIPGYGKGAAVDVKEIKAPSTQEKTTQQKTVQPPPAKKRQVPVRKDTKAVSLSKQKVPQKNNTHSTDTLTKDELSRFDRRISEMQKRTNYLDVTQMRTSAGGGERKVGGQGYGLPISSQGGSKPLDLISQKYIFDIWEKIKEAWGLPGSYSSKKNLESIVTIKIRKDGRIIDINFEKRSGNRLYDESILRAIRSIDPLPSIPPSFNSDTVELGFRFLPGDVS
- a CDS encoding ExbD/TolR family protein, which produces MKASKDTKTPMSEINIIPLVDVMLVLLIIFMITAPMMQHGMNIDIPKLTTRPLPAKDEPQILSITRERQIILNEKKLDFKDLKPAVEFLFINKTNKEIFLRADKDVPYGFVVTCMGLIREAGIEKINIVTKPQEE
- a CDS encoding MotA/TolQ/ExbB proton channel family protein, which produces MGISTINQYTGGVLGMLFASGPVAKAVVLILLIFSVLSWTIIFFKFKQYSRTEKDGERFLKTIKEVGSFKKLTSIYRSNADNAFYRLLVASYKEIASLKSDNPGINQDVILRIDNLLKITISEETERLEKRLSFLATTANTAPFIGLFGTVWGIMDSFREIGLRGTTSLAVVAPGISEALITTAIGLATAIPAVLAYNYFLGRLKGIISRMENASTYILNTIDR